The Streptomyces sp. HSG2 genome has a segment encoding these proteins:
- a CDS encoding replication-associated recombination protein A produces MEPDLFTAAAEERQEKDPAGAPLAVRMRPRTLDEVVGQRHLLVPGSPLRRLVGEGPAGPVGPSSVILWGPPGTGKTTLANVVSRAGGKRFVELSAITAGVKEVRAVIDGARRAVGGYGKETVLFLDEIHRFSKAQQDSLLPAVENRWVTLIAATTENPSFSVISPLSSRSLLLTLEPLTGDDVRDLLRRALTDPRGLDGLVGLPPESEEHLLRIAGGDARRALTALEAAAGAALAKGEAEIGLSTLEETVDRAAVAYDRDGDQHYDVASALIKSIRGSDVDAALHYLARMVDAGEDPRFIARRLMISASEDIGLADPNALSIAVAAAQAVAMIGFPEAALTLGHATIALALAPKSNAATVAIGAALDDVRRGRTGPVPRHLRDGHYQGAQALGHGHGYVYPHDLPEGIAEQQYAPEALRDREYYAPTRHGAEARYADAVEWTRRHLGRGRD; encoded by the coding sequence GTGGAGCCCGACCTGTTCACCGCGGCGGCGGAGGAACGCCAGGAGAAGGACCCCGCCGGCGCCCCCTTGGCCGTGCGGATGCGCCCGCGCACCCTCGACGAGGTCGTGGGGCAGCGCCACCTCCTCGTGCCCGGATCGCCGCTCCGCCGGCTGGTGGGGGAGGGGCCTGCGGGGCCTGTGGGCCCTTCCTCGGTGATCCTCTGGGGGCCGCCAGGCACAGGCAAGACCACCCTCGCGAACGTGGTCTCCCGGGCCGGAGGCAAGCGCTTCGTGGAGCTGTCCGCGATCACCGCGGGGGTCAAGGAGGTCCGGGCCGTCATCGACGGCGCCCGTAGGGCCGTCGGCGGATACGGCAAGGAGACGGTCCTCTTCCTCGACGAGATCCACCGCTTCAGCAAGGCACAGCAGGACTCCCTGCTGCCCGCCGTGGAGAACCGCTGGGTCACCTTGATCGCCGCGACCACCGAGAACCCGTCCTTCTCGGTGATCTCGCCGCTGTCGTCCCGCTCCTTGTTGCTGACCCTGGAGCCCCTCACCGGCGACGACGTCCGTGACCTGCTCCGTCGCGCGCTGACCGACCCGCGAGGGCTCGACGGGCTCGTCGGGCTGCCCCCCGAGTCGGAGGAGCACCTGCTGCGGATCGCCGGGGGAGACGCCCGCCGAGCCCTCACGGCGCTGGAGGCCGCGGCGGGCGCGGCCTTGGCCAAGGGGGAGGCCGAGATCGGCCTGTCGACACTGGAGGAGACCGTCGACCGGGCCGCCGTGGCCTACGACCGGGACGGCGACCAGCACTACGACGTGGCCAGTGCTCTGATCAAGTCCATTCGCGGCTCCGACGTGGACGCCGCCCTGCACTACCTGGCTCGCATGGTCGACGCCGGCGAGGATCCCCGCTTCATCGCCCGCCGGCTGATGATCTCCGCGAGCGAGGACATCGGCCTGGCCGACCCGAACGCCCTGTCGATCGCGGTGGCCGCCGCCCAGGCCGTCGCCATGATCGGTTTCCCGGAGGCCGCGTTGACCCTCGGCCACGCCACCATCGCCCTGGCGCTGGCCCCCAAGTCCAACGCGGCGACGGTCGCCATCGGCGCGGCCCTCGACGACGTGCGTCGCGGCCGGACCGGCCCCGTCCCGCGACACCTGCGCGACGGCCACTACCAGGGCGCCCAGGCGCTGGGTCACGGACACGGCTACGTCTACCCGCACGACCTCCCCGAGGGGATCGCCGAGCAGCAGTACGCGCCCGAGGCGCTCCGGGATCGCGAGTACTACGCTCCCACCCGGCACGGTGCGGAGGCACGATACGCGGACGCCGTCGAGTGGACCCGACGGCACCTCGGTCGTGGCCGGGACTGA
- the rpsD gene encoding 30S ribosomal protein S4 has protein sequence MANQSRPKVKKSRALGIALTPKAVKYFEARPYPPGEHGRGRKQNSDYKVRLLEKQRLRAQYDISERQLVRAYDRASKVQGKTGEALIVELEKRLDALVLRSGIARTIYQARQMVVHGHIQVNGKKVDKPSFVVRPDDVVQVRDRSKDKTLFTIAREGGFAPDGETPRYLQVNLKALAFRLDREPNRKEIPVICDEQLVVEYYAR, from the coding sequence GTGGCGAATCAGTCCCGCCCCAAGGTCAAGAAGTCGCGTGCGCTCGGCATCGCGCTGACCCCCAAGGCCGTCAAGTACTTCGAGGCGCGCCCCTACCCGCCGGGCGAGCACGGCCGCGGTCGCAAGCAGAACTCGGACTACAAGGTCCGACTGCTGGAGAAGCAGCGCCTCCGCGCCCAGTACGACATCTCCGAGCGCCAGCTGGTGCGCGCCTACGACCGCGCTTCCAAGGTCCAGGGCAAGACCGGCGAGGCGCTGATCGTGGAGCTGGAGAAGCGTCTCGACGCCCTCGTGCTGCGTTCGGGCATCGCCCGCACCATCTACCAGGCGCGTCAGATGGTCGTCCACGGCCACATCCAGGTCAACGGCAAGAAGGTCGACAAGCCGTCCTTCGTCGTGCGCCCGGACGACGTCGTGCAGGTGCGTGACCGTTCCAAGGACAAGACGCTCTTCACCATCGCCCGGGAGGGTGGCTTCGCCCCCGACGGCGAGACTCCCCGCTACCTTCAGGTGAACCTCAAGGCCCTGGCGTTCCGCCTGGACCGGGAGCCCAACCGCAAGGAGATCCCGGTGATCTGCGACGAGCAGCTCGTCGTCGAGTACTACGCCCGCTGA
- a CDS encoding DUF948 domain-containing protein — protein sequence MSGGELAGVLVAVFWAILVAFLAVALAALARALTATTRLVADVTDRAVPLLTDASAAVRSAHAQIDRVDAIASDVQEVASNASALSGTVASAFGGPLVKVAAFGYGVRRAIAGRGEIRSTRRSRRTVIAGVPTARRPQRKKD from the coding sequence GTGTCCGGAGGAGAGCTGGCCGGGGTTCTGGTGGCGGTCTTCTGGGCGATCCTCGTCGCTTTCCTGGCCGTCGCCCTGGCCGCGTTGGCCCGTGCCCTCACGGCCACGACCCGACTCGTGGCGGACGTGACCGACAGGGCCGTGCCGCTGCTGACCGACGCGTCCGCGGCGGTGCGCTCCGCACACGCCCAGATCGATCGTGTCGACGCCATCGCCTCCGACGTCCAGGAAGTCGCCTCCAACGCCTCGGCGCTCTCCGGCACCGTCGCGTCCGCCTTCGGCGGTCCGCTGGTCAAGGTGGCGGCCTTCGGCTATGGAGTGCGTCGCGCGATCGCCGGCCGGGGGGAGATCCGGTCGACTCGCCGGTCGAGACGTACCGTGATCGCGGGGGTCCCGACCGCGCGTCGGCCGCAGCGGAAGAAGGACTGA
- the alaS gene encoding alanine--tRNA ligase, with protein sequence MESAEIRRRWLSFFEERGHTVLPSASLIADDPTLLLVNAGMVPFKPYFLGEATPPYQRATSVQKCVRTPDIEEVGKTTRHGTFFQMCGNFSFGDYFKEGACALAWELLTGARDEGGYGLDPERLWITVYEDDDEAERIWREVVGVPAERIQRLGKKDNFWSMGVPGPCGPCSEVNYDRGPEFGVEGGPAVNDERYVEIWNLVFMQFERGEGTSKEDFEILGDLPARNIDTGLGLERLAMILQDVRNLYEIDTSMAVIDKATELTGVAYGDAEASDVSLRVVTDHVRTAVMLIGDGVTPGNEGRGYVLRRIMRRAIRNMRLLGATGPVVAELVDVVIGMMGQQYPELISERERIERVALAEEQAFLKTLKAGTNILDTAVADTRAAGGSVLAGDKAFLLHDTWGFPIDLTLEMAAEQGLSVDEDGFRRLMREQRERAKADARAKKTGHADLGAYREIADRAGATDFIGYGETGGESTIVGLLVDGASSPAATEGDDVEVVLDRTPFYAEGGGQIGDTGRIRTDTGAVIEVRDCQKPVPGVYVHKGVVQVGEVTVGAKAYSAIDAPRRQAIARAHSATHLTHQALRDALGPTAAQAGSENQPGRFRFDFGSPSAVPTAVLTDVEQKINEVLSRDLDVHAEVMGIDEAKKQGAIAEFGEKYGDRVRVVTIGDFSKELCGGTHVHNTAQLGLVKLLGESSIGSGVRRIEALVGVDAYRFLAREHTVVAQLQELVKGRPEELPEKVSAMLGRLREAEKEIERFRAEKVLQAAAGLAESARDVHGVALVAGRVPDGTTADDLRKLVLDVRGRIRGGRAAVVALFSLVGDRPLTVIATNEAARERGLKAGDLVRAAAKTLGGGGGGKPDVAQGGGQDPQAVGEAVEAVERLVAETVR encoded by the coding sequence ATGGAGTCGGCCGAGATCCGCCGCCGCTGGCTGAGCTTCTTCGAGGAGCGGGGCCACACTGTCCTCCCCTCGGCGTCGCTCATCGCGGACGACCCGACTCTTCTGCTGGTCAACGCCGGCATGGTGCCGTTCAAGCCGTACTTCCTCGGCGAGGCCACGCCTCCCTACCAGCGGGCCACCAGCGTGCAGAAGTGCGTGCGCACACCGGACATCGAGGAGGTCGGCAAGACCACCCGGCACGGCACCTTCTTTCAGATGTGCGGGAACTTCTCCTTCGGTGACTACTTCAAGGAGGGCGCCTGCGCGCTCGCCTGGGAGCTGCTCACCGGTGCCCGGGACGAGGGCGGGTACGGACTCGACCCGGAGCGTCTCTGGATCACGGTCTACGAGGACGACGACGAGGCGGAGCGCATCTGGCGTGAGGTCGTCGGCGTTCCCGCCGAACGCATCCAGCGGTTGGGCAAGAAGGACAACTTCTGGTCCATGGGTGTTCCCGGTCCGTGCGGACCCTGCTCCGAGGTCAACTACGACCGCGGTCCGGAGTTCGGCGTCGAGGGCGGCCCGGCCGTCAACGACGAGCGGTACGTGGAGATCTGGAACCTCGTCTTCATGCAGTTCGAACGGGGTGAGGGCACTTCCAAGGAGGACTTCGAGATCCTCGGTGACCTCCCCGCCAGGAACATCGACACGGGCCTCGGCCTCGAGCGGCTGGCGATGATCCTTCAGGACGTGCGGAACCTGTACGAGATCGACACCTCGATGGCCGTGATCGACAAGGCCACCGAACTGACCGGGGTGGCCTACGGAGACGCCGAGGCGTCGGACGTTTCCCTGCGGGTGGTCACCGATCACGTCCGCACCGCCGTGATGCTCATCGGCGACGGCGTCACCCCGGGCAACGAGGGCCGCGGCTACGTCCTGCGTCGCATCATGCGGCGCGCCATCCGCAACATGAGGCTGCTCGGTGCCACCGGACCGGTGGTCGCCGAACTGGTCGACGTGGTCATCGGGATGATGGGGCAGCAGTACCCGGAGCTGATCTCGGAGCGGGAGCGGATCGAGAGGGTCGCCCTGGCCGAGGAGCAGGCCTTCCTCAAGACGCTGAAGGCCGGTACCAACATCCTGGACACCGCCGTCGCGGACACCAGGGCCGCGGGTGGCTCCGTCCTCGCCGGCGACAAGGCGTTCCTGCTCCACGACACGTGGGGATTCCCCATCGACCTCACCCTGGAGATGGCGGCAGAACAGGGCCTCTCCGTGGACGAGGACGGCTTCCGGCGCCTGATGAGGGAGCAGCGCGAGCGCGCCAAGGCCGACGCCCGCGCCAAGAAGACAGGCCACGCCGACCTCGGTGCCTACCGGGAGATCGCCGATCGGGCCGGTGCCACCGACTTCATCGGCTATGGCGAGACCGGCGGGGAGTCCACGATCGTCGGTCTCCTCGTGGACGGCGCCTCCTCCCCGGCCGCGACGGAGGGCGACGACGTCGAGGTCGTGCTGGACCGTACCCCCTTCTATGCCGAGGGCGGTGGGCAGATCGGCGACACCGGCAGGATCAGGACCGACACCGGGGCCGTGATCGAGGTGCGCGACTGCCAAAAGCCGGTCCCCGGGGTCTACGTCCACAAGGGCGTCGTGCAGGTCGGCGAGGTCACGGTGGGGGCCAAGGCGTACTCCGCCATCGACGCCCCGCGCCGCCAGGCCATCGCGCGCGCCCACTCGGCCACCCACCTGACTCACCAGGCGCTGCGCGACGCGCTGGGACCGACGGCCGCCCAGGCCGGCTCGGAGAACCAGCCGGGTCGGTTCCGATTCGACTTCGGCTCGCCCTCCGCCGTGCCGACGGCCGTGCTGACGGACGTCGAGCAGAAGATCAACGAGGTGCTCTCGCGCGATCTCGACGTGCACGCCGAGGTCATGGGCATCGACGAGGCGAAGAAGCAGGGCGCCATCGCCGAGTTCGGGGAGAAGTACGGCGATCGCGTCCGGGTCGTCACCATCGGGGACTTCTCCAAGGAACTGTGCGGCGGTACCCATGTGCACAACACCGCCCAGCTCGGCCTGGTCAAGCTGCTCGGCGAGTCCTCCATCGGCTCCGGCGTCCGCCGGATCGAGGCGCTGGTCGGGGTCGACGCCTACCGCTTCCTCGCCCGGGAGCACACCGTCGTCGCCCAACTCCAGGAGCTGGTCAAGGGCCGTCCCGAAGAACTCCCGGAGAAGGTCTCCGCCATGCTGGGCAGGCTGAGAGAGGCCGAGAAGGAGATCGAGCGATTCCGGGCCGAGAAGGTCCTCCAGGCCGCCGCCGGTCTGGCGGAGTCCGCTCGGGACGTCCACGGCGTCGCGCTCGTGGCGGGCCGGGTGCCGGACGGTACCACCGCCGACGACCTGCGCAAGCTGGTTCTCGATGTGCGCGGGCGAATCCGGGGCGGTCGGGCGGCCGTGGTCGCTCTGTTCAGCCTGGTGGGGGACAGGCCGCTGACGGTCATCGCCACCAACGAGGCCGCGCGCGAGCGCGGGCTCAAGGCGGGCGACCTGGTCCGGGCCGCCGCCAAGACGTTGGGCGGCGGGGGCGGCGGCAAGCCGGACGTGGCCCAGGGAGGCGGCCAGGACCCGCAGGCCGTCGGCGAGGCCGTCGAGGCCGTCGAGCGTCTCGTGGCGGAGACGGTCAGGTGA
- the ruvX gene encoding Holliday junction resolvase RuvX, with the protein MRRGRRLGIDVGDARIGVASCDPDGILATPVETVPGRDLPAAHRRLRALVEEYEPVEVVVGLPRSLKGGEGPAAGKVRGFARELAQGIAPVPVRLIDERMTTVTAGQGLRASGVGSRKGRSVIDQAAAVIILQQALESERVSGKPPGEGVEVVI; encoded by the coding sequence GTGAGGAGGGGGCGACGCCTGGGGATCGACGTCGGGGACGCCCGGATCGGGGTGGCGTCCTGCGACCCGGACGGGATCTTGGCCACACCGGTGGAGACCGTGCCCGGTCGGGACCTTCCCGCGGCGCATCGGCGCCTGCGGGCTCTGGTGGAGGAGTACGAACCGGTGGAGGTAGTCGTCGGTCTTCCTCGCTCCCTGAAGGGGGGCGAGGGACCGGCGGCGGGGAAGGTGCGCGGCTTCGCCCGGGAGCTGGCCCAGGGCATCGCCCCTGTCCCGGTCCGTCTGATCGACGAGCGGATGACCACCGTCACGGCCGGCCAGGGGTTGCGCGCCTCCGGGGTGGGCTCCCGGAAGGGGCGTTCCGTGATCGACCAGGCCGCCGCAGTGATCATCCTTCAGCAGGCGCTCGAATCCGAACGGGTGTCAGGCAAGCCACCCGGCGAGGGCGTCGAAGTGGTCATCTGA
- the mltG gene encoding endolytic transglycosylase MltG → MTEYGRGSGSAPWHPQDPSYGNGGWDGRSTEADPAPFGGSTTYPGQPPRAPYDEGWQETPYADGGQAEPWRLAEDGGRRDRRYAAADPGASLPGDEEGRPDFRYPDPTDPYGGGGDPADHGYDTGYHDPYNTGGAYPPPAPPGRRGPSPREEEDTPSGVGARGRPGGGSPRRVDAGRARRRAPRGGGRSKKNRTPLACLVVCLVLGGGALGVTYFGYQFYQERFGSAPDFEGDGNGEPVSVTIPEGAGGSVIGQELKRQGVVKSIDAFVAALQSHPEGKSIQDGVYTLEKEMSAQAAIELMLSPESRDNLIIAEGRRNAEIYRLIDERLEVAEGTTAKAAENGYRDFGLPDWALDHEDVKDPLEGFLFPSSYAVSKGQRPEDVLKQMVRRADESYRTLGLEDKAEGLGLDDPWQLLTVASLVQAEGRSHDDFRKMAEVIYNRREPNPQTNGMLEFDSTYNYIKNQSEIDLTLKELRTFDNPYNTYFYKGLPPGPISNPGEEALRGALSPTNDGWYYFISLDGDTSRFTRTNAEHEKLVQEFNESRKQ, encoded by the coding sequence ATGACTGAGTATGGCCGGGGCTCAGGCTCCGCACCGTGGCATCCGCAGGACCCGTCGTACGGGAACGGCGGATGGGACGGCCGGTCCACCGAGGCCGATCCGGCCCCCTTCGGAGGCTCGACGACCTACCCCGGGCAGCCCCCCCGCGCACCCTACGACGAGGGTTGGCAGGAGACCCCGTACGCCGACGGCGGACAGGCCGAACCGTGGCGGCTCGCCGAGGACGGCGGGCGCCGGGATCGGCGATACGCGGCGGCGGACCCCGGCGCGAGCCTCCCCGGCGACGAGGAGGGCCGGCCGGATTTCCGTTACCCCGACCCGACCGATCCCTACGGCGGAGGGGGCGATCCGGCCGACCACGGATACGACACCGGGTATCACGACCCCTACAACACGGGGGGCGCCTACCCTCCGCCGGCCCCGCCCGGCCGCCGCGGTCCCTCGCCGCGAGAAGAGGAGGACACACCCTCGGGAGTCGGAGCGCGTGGCCGGCCCGGAGGCGGCTCGCCGCGTCGCGTGGACGCCGGGCGGGCGCGTCGCCGGGCCCCTCGGGGAGGAGGCAGATCCAAGAAGAACCGCACGCCTCTCGCCTGCCTCGTGGTCTGCCTGGTCCTGGGGGGCGGGGCCTTGGGCGTCACCTACTTCGGCTACCAGTTCTACCAGGAGAGGTTCGGTTCGGCACCGGATTTCGAAGGCGACGGCAACGGCGAACCGGTCAGCGTCACGATCCCGGAAGGCGCCGGAGGTTCCGTCATCGGACAGGAGCTGAAGCGCCAGGGCGTGGTCAAGAGCATCGATGCCTTCGTGGCCGCCCTTCAGAGCCACCCCGAGGGCAAGAGCATCCAGGACGGCGTGTACACCCTGGAGAAGGAGATGTCGGCCCAGGCCGCCATCGAACTGATGCTCAGCCCCGAGAGCCGTGACAATCTGATCATCGCCGAGGGGCGACGGAACGCGGAGATCTACCGACTCATCGACGAGCGGCTCGAGGTGGCGGAGGGCACCACCGCGAAGGCCGCGGAGAACGGATATCGCGACTTCGGCCTGCCGGACTGGGCACTCGACCACGAGGACGTCAAGGACCCGCTGGAGGGGTTCCTTTTCCCGTCCAGCTACGCCGTCTCCAAGGGACAGCGACCCGAGGACGTGCTGAAGCAGATGGTGCGGCGGGCCGACGAGAGCTATCGGACCCTGGGCCTGGAGGACAAGGCCGAGGGGCTCGGTCTGGACGACCCCTGGCAGCTGCTCACCGTCGCCAGCCTGGTGCAGGCGGAAGGGCGCAGCCATGACGACTTCCGCAAGATGGCCGAGGTCATCTACAACCGGCGCGAGCCGAACCCGCAGACCAACGGCATGCTGGAATTCGACTCCACCTACAACTACATCAAGAACCAGAGCGAGATCGATCTCACTCTGAAGGAACTCCGCACCTTCGACAACCCCTACAACACCTACTTCTACAAGGGCCTGCCTCCCGGGCCGATCAGCAATCCGGGGGAAGAGGCGTTGCGCGGGGCGCTCTCGCCGACGAACGACGGCTGGTACTACTTCATCTCCCTCGACGGTGACACGAGCCGGTTCACCCGGACCAACGCCGAGCACGAGAAACTGGTCCAGGAATTCAACGAGTCGAGGAAACAGTGA
- a CDS encoding shikimate dehydrogenase, which yields MPARRRAAVLGSPIAHSLSPVLHRAAYAALGLEDWTYDRFEVDEKALPGFLRGLGPEWAGLSLTMPLKRAVLPLLDEISSTAAAVEAVNTVVLAEGGRAVGDNTDIPGMVAALREHGVERVEEAAILGAGATASSALAALARICSGPVTVYARGETRAAEMLRWAERLGVEARIADWTDAARALRAPLVVATTPSGSTDFLADEVSAPPGTLFDVLYDPWPTRLAARWSAAGGSVVGGLDLLVHQAVLQVELMTGRAPAPPAAMRAAGERALAARRPRAS from the coding sequence ATGCCCGCACGTCGCCGAGCGGCGGTCCTCGGCTCGCCGATCGCCCACTCCCTCTCCCCGGTGTTGCACCGCGCCGCCTACGCCGCGCTCGGGCTGGAGGACTGGACCTACGACCGGTTCGAGGTCGACGAGAAGGCGTTGCCCGGCTTTCTCCGGGGCCTGGGCCCCGAGTGGGCGGGCCTGTCGCTGACGATGCCCCTGAAACGGGCCGTCCTCCCGCTGCTCGACGAGATCAGCTCCACCGCGGCCGCGGTGGAGGCGGTGAACACCGTCGTCCTCGCCGAGGGAGGGCGCGCCGTCGGCGACAACACCGATATTCCGGGCATGGTGGCCGCGCTGCGGGAGCACGGTGTGGAGCGAGTGGAGGAGGCGGCGATCCTGGGCGCGGGCGCCACGGCCTCCTCCGCGCTGGCGGCGCTGGCGAGGATCTGCTCCGGGCCGGTCACCGTCTACGCCCGCGGCGAGACGCGAGCGGCCGAGATGCTCCGGTGGGCCGAGCGGTTGGGGGTGGAGGCGCGGATCGCCGACTGGACGGACGCGGCGCGAGCGTTGCGCGCCCCGCTCGTCGTGGCCACGACACCGTCGGGTTCCACCGACTTCCTGGCGGACGAGGTGTCCGCCCCTCCCGGCACCCTGTTCGACGTGCTCTACGACCCCTGGCCGACTCGGCTGGCCGCGCGTTGGTCGGCCGCGGGCGGTTCCGTCGTCGGCGGTCTCGACCTCCTGGTCCACCAGGCCGTGCTCCAGGTGGAGCTGATGACGGGCCGCGCGCCGGCCCCACCGGCCGCCATGCGGGCCGCGGGCGAACGGGCGCTCGCCGCGCGCCGACCCCGGGCCTCGTAG
- the aroC gene encoding chorismate synthase, translated as MSRLRWLTAGESHGPALVATLEGLPAGVPVTTELVADHLARRRLGYGRGARMKFERDEVTFLGGVRHGLTLGSPVAVMVGNTEWPKWEQVMAADPVDPEVLADLARSAPLTRPRPGHADLAGMQKYGFDEARPVLERASARETAARVALGAVARSFLKEAAGIEIVSHVVELAAAKAPYGVVPTPADVARLDADPVRCLDEEASAAMVAQIDQAHKDGDTLGGVVEVLAYGVPVGLGSHVHWDRRLDARLAAALMGVQAIKGVELGDGFDLARVPGSRAHDEIVATTEGIRRATGRSGGTEGGLSTGEPLRVRAAMKPIATVPRALRTVDVATGEPAQAHHQRSDVCAVPAAGIVAEAMVALVLADAVTEKFGGDSVSETRRNVRSFLDSLAIR; from the coding sequence TTGAGCAGGTTGCGCTGGCTGACCGCGGGGGAGTCCCATGGTCCGGCACTCGTGGCGACGCTGGAGGGGCTGCCCGCGGGTGTGCCGGTCACCACGGAGTTGGTGGCGGACCATCTGGCGAGACGACGGCTGGGCTACGGCCGCGGCGCCCGGATGAAGTTCGAGCGGGACGAGGTCACCTTCCTCGGTGGTGTCCGGCACGGACTGACGCTGGGGTCTCCGGTCGCCGTCATGGTGGGCAACACCGAGTGGCCGAAGTGGGAACAGGTGATGGCCGCCGATCCGGTCGACCCGGAGGTGCTGGCCGATCTGGCCCGCAGCGCGCCCCTGACCCGACCCCGCCCCGGCCACGCCGACCTGGCGGGGATGCAGAAGTACGGATTCGACGAGGCCCGTCCGGTACTGGAGCGCGCGTCGGCGCGCGAGACCGCCGCGCGGGTGGCGCTCGGCGCGGTGGCGCGATCCTTCCTGAAGGAGGCCGCCGGGATCGAGATCGTCTCCCACGTGGTGGAACTCGCGGCGGCCAAGGCGCCCTACGGAGTGGTTCCCACGCCGGCCGACGTGGCGCGGCTGGACGCCGACCCGGTTCGCTGCCTGGACGAAGAGGCCTCCGCGGCGATGGTGGCGCAGATCGACCAGGCCCACAAGGACGGCGACACCCTCGGTGGTGTCGTGGAGGTGCTGGCCTACGGGGTGCCCGTCGGGCTCGGCTCCCACGTCCACTGGGACCGGAGGCTGGACGCCCGTCTGGCCGCGGCGCTGATGGGCGTGCAGGCCATCAAGGGCGTGGAGCTCGGAGACGGGTTCGACCTCGCCCGTGTGCCCGGCTCTCGGGCGCACGACGAGATCGTGGCCACGACGGAAGGGATCCGCCGCGCCACGGGGCGCTCCGGTGGCACGGAGGGCGGGCTGTCGACGGGCGAGCCGCTTCGGGTGCGGGCGGCGATGAAGCCGATCGCGACCGTACCGAGGGCGCTGCGCACCGTGGACGTCGCCACGGGGGAGCCCGCCCAGGCGCATCACCAGCGCAGTGACGTGTGCGCCGTCCCGGCGGCCGGGATCGTGGCGGAGGCGATGGTCGCGCTGGTCCTCGCGGACGCGGTCACCGAGAAGTTCGGCGGCGACAGTGTCTCCGAGAC